In Streptomyces sp. SN-593, a single genomic region encodes these proteins:
- a CDS encoding sodium:solute symporter family protein, which produces MNSLDWTVLIAYFGVMVVIGLWSHRRVDDVGDYFTAGGRMPWWLSGISHHMSGYSAVMFTGYAGISYQYGFTSYATWAFPIAIGVGIGAKLFAPRLNRMRSQLHVASPLEYLKDRYNLATQQALAWSGVLLKIVDVGAKWAAIATLLSVFTGITITQGIVITGAITAIYCTVGGLWADALTELGQFVIQLVAGLAMLVAALRQIGGISGIWNVWDEPALRHHGHPTAGPYTTVFLLAYLFIKTFEYNGGMWNQAQRYMATPSARAASRSAALSSVLWLVWPLVLFFPMWVAPLLVHAKKPDASDSYALLSERLLPHGLLGLVVVGFFSHTMAMCSSDANAISAVVTRDIAPAVSRGARDWSTRIGLIAARTTTLLFLGLSMAVATQVNSPTFKDIITVVIKWVAGLVGPIAIPFMLGLMRRFRKSGPTAALTSWAMGLLAFYLLNYPVNDAVSGGVNLEYQISVPVAVSLVLFVVIGWIKPEDTPERDAIIAKVDAEGPAEGAGRPAGTGEFGEYGTPATE; this is translated from the coding sequence ATGAACAGTCTCGACTGGACCGTTCTCATCGCGTACTTCGGCGTGATGGTGGTGATCGGCCTGTGGTCCCACAGACGCGTCGACGACGTCGGCGACTACTTCACGGCCGGCGGCCGGATGCCCTGGTGGCTGTCCGGGATCTCGCACCACATGTCCGGCTACAGCGCGGTGATGTTCACCGGCTACGCGGGCATCTCCTACCAGTACGGCTTCACCTCCTACGCCACCTGGGCGTTCCCGATCGCGATCGGGGTGGGCATCGGGGCGAAGCTGTTCGCCCCCCGGCTGAACCGGATGCGCTCCCAACTCCACGTCGCCTCACCGCTGGAGTACCTGAAGGACCGCTACAACCTGGCCACCCAGCAGGCGCTGGCCTGGTCCGGCGTGCTGCTCAAGATCGTGGACGTGGGCGCCAAGTGGGCCGCGATCGCCACCCTGCTGTCGGTCTTCACCGGCATCACCATCACGCAGGGCATCGTCATCACCGGCGCCATCACCGCGATCTACTGCACGGTCGGCGGCCTGTGGGCCGACGCGCTCACCGAACTCGGCCAGTTCGTCATCCAGTTGGTCGCCGGCCTGGCGATGCTCGTCGCCGCCCTGCGGCAGATCGGCGGGATCAGCGGCATCTGGAACGTCTGGGACGAGCCGGCCCTGCGGCACCACGGGCACCCCACCGCCGGCCCGTACACGACCGTGTTCCTGCTGGCGTACCTGTTCATCAAGACCTTCGAGTACAACGGCGGGATGTGGAACCAGGCGCAGCGCTACATGGCCACGCCCTCGGCCCGCGCGGCCTCCCGCTCGGCCGCGCTCTCCTCGGTGCTGTGGCTGGTCTGGCCGCTGGTGCTCTTCTTCCCGATGTGGGTCGCCCCGCTGCTGGTGCACGCGAAGAAGCCCGACGCCTCCGACTCCTACGCGCTGCTGAGCGAACGGCTACTGCCGCACGGCCTGTTGGGCCTGGTGGTGGTCGGGTTCTTCTCGCACACCATGGCGATGTGCTCCTCGGACGCCAACGCGATCTCGGCCGTGGTCACCCGGGACATCGCCCCCGCGGTCTCCAGGGGCGCGCGGGACTGGAGCACCCGGATCGGCCTGATCGCGGCGCGCACCACCACCCTGCTCTTCCTCGGGCTGTCCATGGCGGTGGCGACGCAGGTCAACTCGCCGACGTTCAAGGACATCATCACGGTGGTGATCAAGTGGGTGGCCGGGTTGGTCGGGCCGATCGCGATCCCGTTCATGCTCGGGCTGATGAGGCGCTTCCGGAAGTCCGGACCCACCGCGGCGCTCACCAGTTGGGCGATGGGCCTGCTCGCCTTCTACCTGCTCAACTACCCCGTCAACGACGCGGTCTCGGGCGGGGTGAACCTGGAGTACCAGATCTCCGTCCCGGTCGCGGTGTCGTTGGTGCTGTTCGTGGTGATCGGCTGGATCAAGCCGGAGGACACCCCGGAACGGGACGCGATCATCGCGAAGGTGGACGCCGAGGGACCCGCCGAGGGCGCCGGACGGCCGGCGGGAACGGGGGAGTTCGGCGAGTACGGTACGCCCGCCACGGAGTGA
- a CDS encoding ADP-ribosylglycohydrolase family protein, producing the protein MTAVWGRAQQQDFRSRVRGCLLGGAIGDALGAGVEFESLDAILSGHGADGVTDYVPAYGRRGAITDDTQMSLFTVEGLIRAQVRRDTGAWHPPTDIHRAYLRWAATQNEWGPDERRKDTGWLAREEWLYARRAPGGACLSGLSDDRMGTLEEPKNPGSKGCGAVMRSAPFGLLVGWEPQLVFQLAVECAAQTHGHPTGQLASGAFAVIVHGLARGEALDGSVQHALALLGTRPGHQETTDALQGALGAVRQGMPSPQRVEALGEGWTAEEALAIGVYCALVAEDVRHGLLLAVNHSGDSDSTGSVCGNLLGVQHGETALPPAWIAELEGRATILQLADDFAMEMTQSPALHGPAGASPAWLERYPAA; encoded by the coding sequence TTGACCGCTGTCTGGGGACGCGCGCAGCAACAGGACTTCCGCAGCCGGGTGCGCGGCTGCCTGCTCGGCGGTGCGATCGGCGACGCCCTCGGCGCCGGCGTGGAGTTCGAGTCGCTCGACGCCATCCTCAGCGGCCACGGCGCGGACGGCGTCACCGACTACGTCCCCGCGTACGGCCGGCGCGGCGCGATCACCGACGACACGCAGATGTCCCTCTTCACGGTCGAGGGCCTGATCCGCGCCCAGGTCCGCCGGGACACCGGCGCCTGGCACCCGCCGACCGACATCCACCGGGCCTACCTGCGCTGGGCCGCGACCCAGAACGAGTGGGGCCCCGACGAGCGCCGCAAGGACACCGGCTGGCTGGCCCGCGAGGAGTGGCTGTACGCGCGCCGTGCGCCCGGCGGCGCGTGCCTCAGCGGCCTGTCCGACGACCGGATGGGCACCCTGGAGGAGCCGAAGAACCCCGGCTCCAAGGGGTGCGGCGCGGTGATGCGCTCGGCGCCGTTCGGCCTGCTCGTCGGCTGGGAGCCGCAACTCGTCTTCCAGCTCGCGGTCGAGTGCGCCGCCCAGACCCACGGCCACCCCACCGGGCAGCTCGCCTCGGGTGCCTTCGCGGTCATCGTGCACGGCCTGGCCCGCGGCGAGGCGCTGGACGGCTCGGTCCAGCACGCCCTCGCCCTGCTGGGCACCCGCCCCGGCCACCAGGAGACCACCGACGCCCTCCAGGGGGCGCTGGGCGCGGTGCGGCAGGGCATGCCGTCCCCGCAGCGGGTCGAGGCGCTCGGCGAGGGCTGGACGGCCGAGGAGGCGCTGGCGATCGGCGTGTACTGCGCGCTGGTCGCCGAGGACGTCCGGCACGGCCTGCTGCTCGCGGTCAACCACTCCGGCGACAGCGACTCCACCGGGTCCGTCTGCGGCAACCTGCTGGGCGTCCAGCACGGCGAGACCGCACTGCCGCCGGCCTGGATAGCGGAGCTGGAGGGACGGGCCACGATCCTCCAGCTCGCCGACGACTTCGCGATGGAGATGACCCAGTCCCCGGCGCTGCACGGCCCCGCGGGCGCGAGCCCGGCGTGGCTGGAGCGCTACCCGGCGGCCTGA
- a CDS encoding PLP-dependent aminotransferase family protein, producing MTTGIRGALPELAGRARSVGASPVREILALTARPEVISFAGGLPAPELFDAEGLRRAYDRVLAERPGQVLQYSTSEGDPALRGAIAARAARRGLPTDPDEVLVTGGSQQGLSLIATALLEPGDTVLVENPTYLAALQCFGFAGARVVPVPTDADGVLPDALEELVRRERPKLLYLVPTFQNPTGRTLPADRRRAVAEVAGRHGLWIAEDDPYGELRFEGAHQPFIASHDAAADRTVLLGSFSKVMAPGLRLGWLRAPAGFRRACVVAKQAADLHTSTVDQAAVARYLADSDLDAHLDRVRAAYRARRDALLAGLPGALPAGSGWNRPEGGMFVWVRLPAGHDATALLPAAVARDVAYVPGAPFFAADPDPTALRMSFTTHTPAEIGEGLARLAGVLRP from the coding sequence ATGACGACCGGCATCCGCGGAGCACTCCCCGAACTCGCAGGCCGCGCCCGCTCGGTGGGCGCGTCGCCGGTACGCGAGATCCTGGCGCTGACCGCGCGCCCGGAGGTGATCTCGTTCGCCGGCGGGCTGCCCGCGCCCGAGCTGTTCGACGCCGAGGGGCTGCGCCGGGCGTACGACCGGGTGCTCGCCGAGCGCCCGGGCCAGGTGCTCCAGTACTCCACCAGCGAGGGCGACCCGGCCCTGCGCGGCGCGATAGCGGCGAGGGCGGCCCGGCGCGGCCTGCCGACCGACCCCGACGAGGTGCTGGTGACCGGCGGGTCGCAGCAGGGGTTGAGCCTGATCGCCACCGCCCTGCTGGAGCCCGGCGACACCGTGCTGGTGGAGAACCCGACCTACCTCGCCGCGCTCCAGTGCTTCGGCTTCGCCGGCGCCCGGGTGGTGCCGGTGCCCACCGACGCCGACGGGGTGCTGCCCGACGCGCTGGAGGAACTGGTGCGCCGCGAGCGCCCCAAGCTGCTCTACCTCGTGCCCACCTTCCAGAACCCCACCGGCCGTACGCTCCCGGCCGACCGCCGCCGTGCGGTCGCCGAGGTCGCCGGGCGGCACGGGCTGTGGATCGCCGAGGACGACCCCTACGGCGAGCTGCGGTTCGAGGGCGCGCACCAGCCGTTCATCGCGTCCCACGACGCCGCGGCCGACCGCACCGTGCTGCTCGGCAGCTTCTCCAAGGTGATGGCGCCCGGGCTGCGGCTGGGCTGGCTGCGTGCCCCGGCCGGGTTCCGCCGGGCCTGCGTGGTCGCCAAGCAGGCCGCGGACCTGCACACCTCGACCGTCGACCAGGCCGCGGTCGCCCGCTACCTCGCCGACAGCGACCTGGACGCGCACCTGGACCGGGTGCGCGCGGCCTACCGCGCGCGGCGCGACGCCCTGCTGGCCGGGCTGCCCGGCGCGCTGCCGGCCGGCTCCGGCTGGAACCGCCCCGAGGGCGGCATGTTCGTGTGGGTCCGGCTGCCCGCCGGCCACGACGCCACCGCGCTGCTGCCGGCGGCCGTCGCCCGCGACGTCGCCTACGTGCCGGGCGCGCCGTTCTTCGCCGCCGACCCGGACCCGACGGCGCTGCGGATGTCGTTCACCACCCACACCCCGGCCGAGATCGGCGAGGGCCTGGCCCGCCTGGCCGGAGTGCTCCGGCCGTAG
- a CDS encoding phosphodiester glycosidase family protein: MGGRTRARSRFGLRAGGAAVAAFGALAGSLAGASGAAARDGAGLPYSQVEQVAHGVTYGQFTVAGGKGAVTGYLLTVDLSDPRVRVDLLTPGAVAERAPVSRLADTAQAVAAVNGDFFNITDEHPGVTPTGSSDGPEIAGGRALKAAVPDAQRFGPAMPPGGTTRDVLGVGADRRARLDRLTLAGDLRTRQGSHPLGGFNQYALPEGGIGAYTAGWGTVSRERAVCGSDTSRAAACATDTYEVTVRRGRVTAVSDAPGQGAIAPGSTVLVGREAGADALRALRVGDRADVSERLVPAASRVPYAFAVGGFTVLRDGAPLPGLDATTAAVRTAAGFGARGRTLYLLALDGTAAADPGLTVAEVADVMRRAGADDAVNLDGGGSTTLVTRGPGQAAATVRNNPSGVAERPVANAVGVFSTGR, encoded by the coding sequence GTGGGCGGTCGTACGAGGGCGCGGTCGCGGTTCGGGCTTCGGGCCGGGGGCGCGGCCGTCGCGGCGTTCGGCGCGCTGGCCGGCAGCCTGGCGGGAGCGTCGGGCGCGGCCGCGCGGGACGGCGCGGGCCTGCCGTACTCCCAGGTGGAGCAGGTGGCGCATGGCGTGACATACGGTCAGTTCACGGTGGCGGGCGGGAAGGGCGCCGTGACCGGGTACCTGCTGACCGTCGACCTGTCCGACCCGCGGGTGCGGGTGGACCTGCTGACGCCCGGCGCCGTGGCCGAGCGCGCGCCGGTGTCCCGACTCGCCGACACCGCACAGGCGGTGGCCGCGGTCAACGGCGACTTCTTCAACATCACCGACGAACACCCCGGGGTCACCCCCACCGGCTCCTCCGACGGCCCGGAGATCGCCGGCGGCCGGGCGCTGAAGGCCGCGGTGCCCGACGCGCAGCGGTTCGGCCCGGCGATGCCGCCCGGCGGGACCACGCGCGACGTGCTCGGGGTCGGGGCGGACCGCAGGGCCCGGCTGGACCGGCTCACCCTGGCCGGCGACCTCCGTACCCGGCAGGGCAGCCACCCGCTCGGCGGATTCAACCAGTACGCGCTGCCCGAGGGCGGCATCGGCGCGTACACGGCCGGCTGGGGCACCGTCTCCCGCGAGCGCGCCGTCTGCGGCTCCGACACCTCCCGCGCCGCGGCGTGCGCCACCGACACCTACGAGGTGACCGTGCGCCGCGGCCGGGTGACCGCCGTGTCCGACGCTCCCGGGCAGGGCGCGATCGCGCCGGGCAGCACCGTGCTGGTCGGGCGGGAGGCGGGCGCGGACGCCCTGCGCGCGCTGCGCGTCGGCGACCGCGCGGACGTCTCCGAACGCCTCGTCCCGGCCGCGTCGCGCGTGCCCTACGCCTTCGCGGTGGGCGGCTTCACGGTGCTGCGCGACGGCGCGCCGCTGCCCGGACTGGACGCGACGACGGCCGCGGTGCGGACCGCCGCCGGCTTCGGAGCCCGCGGCCGCACGCTGTACCTGCTCGCGCTCGACGGCACCGCGGCCGCCGATCCGGGCCTGACCGTCGCGGAGGTCGCCGACGTGATGCGGCGGGCGGGCGCCGACGACGCGGTGAACCTCGACGGAGGCGGCTCGACCACCCTGGTCACCCGCGGGCCGGGCCAGGCCGCGGCCACGGTGCGCAACAACCCCTCCGGCGTCGCGGAGCGGCCGGTGGCCAACGCGGTCGGCGTGTTCAGCACCGGCCGCTGA
- a CDS encoding D-alanyl-D-alanine carboxypeptidase: protein MAGDAPGREQQHETSGEPGIHPATDPRLAVFRLPPEARVTEGDAGRRTADDEVDAPGAHAQDDIEDSRSEPRSHPEAGVLAESSDRSSGRTPTDAPATSDDVAEVDTVTDHAPPTAPPAPRSAREEGGKTEPNRDQSGGAGAAAGAPEAPGAGGSEGADVDSGVDSGVESRGEVDEEADGPAGVSADEGADGGAGGADRAPEDSGAESSEDGSADVGEDTQEDADGEANGSPAAATDTESGSEAEEEPAAEAAAADGAEDADGAGAGSAAGPDAAAEADDADADADAAPDADAVGDPTADSAAGTDPGADEDADSRSDAGTGSDVGAVARTDAGGSRTADAQDGETPSAGTGAPAVPPADAPGRPSAPPKGPGPTVKPLVSDIPAEWPEGPHSGRQAPSAGGTVAFGAPGRPTRAEPAPPPAPLPPAAPPAPSSGPAAGSGGRSAAGAPAGAGAEDTAGREPEGPQGTRSMPVPLPPDKQPLKLLAELTNTPPPPETALRTVVRRFKIWTPLVLLLAIVFVVVQAVRPLPSPRLALTADPAYTFAGTPLPQTMPWPSEGQSVAEVEGLGSLGVHGKQTPVPIASLTKVMTAYVVLHDHPLTGNQGGPTITVDAQAAEEAGSDDQSTAPVKKGQRFDERRMLQLLLIPSGNNIARLLARWDSGTQEAFVAKMTATAKRLGMSQTTYTGASGIEETTVSTAVDQLKLAREVMKNSVFRSVVALPNVDIPGVGRIYNNNNDLVKVGVVGIKTGSSTPAGGALMWAAHKTVAGKEQLVLGVVLQQHGGTTVDDSLQTALTRSQALIDSVQGGLSSTTVVKKGTVVGEVDDGLGGSTPVVTSKDLTAIGWAGMKQELTLTADSDGVPHHAAAGTQVGTLGLGSGAARTTVPVVLRSDLDAPGFGAKLSHF, encoded by the coding sequence GTGGCGGGCGACGCCCCCGGCAGGGAGCAGCAGCACGAGACGTCGGGGGAGCCGGGTATCCATCCGGCCACGGATCCGAGGCTGGCGGTGTTCCGGCTGCCTCCGGAGGCACGGGTGACGGAGGGGGACGCGGGGCGGCGGACGGCGGACGACGAGGTGGACGCGCCCGGCGCGCACGCGCAGGACGACATCGAAGACAGCAGGTCGGAGCCCCGCTCGCACCCCGAGGCGGGAGTCCTCGCGGAGTCGTCGGACCGGTCGTCCGGACGTACCCCGACCGATGCCCCGGCTACGTCGGACGACGTAGCCGAGGTGGACACGGTGACCGATCACGCGCCCCCCACCGCTCCCCCCGCGCCCCGCTCGGCGCGGGAAGAGGGCGGGAAAACGGAACCGAATCGTGACCAGAGCGGTGGGGCCGGTGCGGCCGCGGGGGCCCCTGAGGCGCCCGGTGCGGGTGGTTCGGAGGGGGCCGACGTCGATTCCGGTGTCGATTCCGGCGTCGAGTCCCGCGGGGAGGTGGACGAGGAGGCGGACGGGCCGGCGGGCGTGAGCGCCGATGAGGGCGCGGACGGGGGCGCGGGCGGCGCGGACCGCGCCCCCGAGGACTCCGGCGCGGAGTCCTCCGAGGACGGTTCCGCGGACGTCGGGGAGGACACCCAGGAGGACGCCGACGGGGAGGCGAACGGTTCACCGGCCGCCGCGACGGATACGGAGAGCGGGTCGGAGGCCGAGGAGGAGCCCGCCGCCGAGGCCGCGGCCGCGGACGGCGCCGAGGACGCGGACGGCGCGGGTGCCGGCTCGGCGGCCGGGCCCGACGCCGCCGCCGAGGCCGACGATGCGGATGCGGATGCGGACGCTGCCCCGGACGCCGACGCGGTCGGCGACCCCACCGCGGACTCCGCCGCCGGTACGGACCCTGGCGCGGACGAGGACGCGGACTCCCGCTCGGACGCGGGCACGGGCTCCGACGTCGGAGCCGTCGCCCGGACGGACGCCGGCGGCTCCCGGACGGCCGACGCCCAGGACGGTGAAACCCCGTCCGCCGGCACGGGCGCCCCGGCCGTGCCCCCGGCGGACGCCCCCGGACGCCCCTCCGCGCCCCCCAAGGGCCCTGGACCGACCGTGAAGCCCCTCGTCTCGGACATCCCCGCGGAGTGGCCGGAGGGGCCGCACAGCGGCCGCCAGGCGCCGTCCGCGGGGGGCACCGTGGCCTTCGGCGCCCCCGGCCGCCCGACGCGGGCCGAGCCCGCGCCGCCGCCCGCCCCGCTGCCCCCGGCCGCTCCGCCGGCCCCCTCCTCCGGGCCGGCCGCCGGATCCGGGGGCCGGAGCGCCGCCGGCGCCCCTGCCGGCGCGGGCGCCGAGGACACCGCCGGCCGCGAGCCGGAGGGTCCCCAGGGCACCCGCAGCATGCCGGTGCCGCTGCCGCCGGACAAGCAGCCGTTGAAGCTGCTCGCCGAGCTGACCAACACCCCGCCGCCGCCGGAGACCGCGCTGCGCACGGTGGTGCGCCGGTTCAAGATCTGGACGCCCCTGGTCCTGCTGCTCGCGATCGTCTTCGTGGTGGTCCAGGCGGTGCGCCCGCTGCCGTCGCCCCGACTGGCGCTGACCGCGGACCCGGCGTACACCTTCGCCGGCACCCCGCTGCCGCAGACGATGCCGTGGCCGTCCGAGGGCCAGTCGGTCGCCGAGGTCGAGGGGCTGGGCTCGCTCGGCGTGCACGGCAAGCAGACCCCCGTGCCGATCGCCAGCCTCACCAAGGTCATGACGGCGTACGTGGTCCTGCACGACCACCCGCTGACCGGCAACCAGGGCGGCCCGACCATCACCGTCGACGCGCAGGCGGCGGAGGAGGCCGGGTCCGACGACCAGTCGACGGCACCGGTCAAGAAGGGGCAGCGCTTCGACGAACGCCGCATGCTCCAACTGCTGCTGATCCCGTCCGGCAACAACATCGCCCGCCTGCTGGCGCGTTGGGACTCCGGCACGCAGGAGGCGTTCGTCGCCAAGATGACTGCGACGGCCAAGCGGCTCGGGATGTCGCAGACCACCTACACCGGCGCCAGCGGCATCGAGGAGACCACGGTCAGCACCGCGGTGGACCAGCTCAAGCTGGCCCGCGAGGTGATGAAGAACAGCGTCTTCCGCTCGGTGGTCGCGCTGCCGAACGTGGACATCCCCGGCGTCGGCCGGATCTACAACAACAACAACGACCTGGTGAAGGTCGGCGTGGTCGGGATCAAGACCGGCTCCAGCACCCCGGCCGGCGGCGCGTTGATGTGGGCGGCGCACAAGACGGTCGCCGGCAAGGAGCAGCTGGTGCTCGGCGTGGTGCTCCAGCAGCACGGCGGCACCACGGTGGACGACAGCCTTCAGACCGCGCTCACCCGCAGCCAGGCGCTGATCGACTCGGTGCAGGGCGGCCTCTCCTCCACGACGGTGGTGAAGAAGGGCACGGTCGTGGGCGAGGTCGACGACGGGCTCGGCGGCAGCACCCCGGTGGTGACGTCCAAGGACCTCACCGCCATCGGCTGGGCCGGTATGAAGCAGGAGCTGACGCTCACCGCGGACAGCGACGGCGTGCCGCACCACGCAGCGGCCGGCACGCAGGTGGGCACCCTCGGCCTGGGCAGCGGCGCGGCCCGTACGACGGTGCCCGTGGTGCTCCGGAGCGACCTGGACGCGCCGGGCTTCGGCGCGAAGCTCAGCCACTTCTGA
- a CDS encoding GOLPH3/VPS74 family protein, which yields MGKSRRTIPEELLLLALDPTTGTTAQPQSLDLGLAGAQLVELALAGRIAPDGDRIAVVHPRPTGDPTLDSALELLRRRGSPVRAVHWIGGPRLGLRQTYLAHLERCGMVHAVPGQMCGVLPTTRYQATDSAVSREIRTRLDNAIRTGVPPDPRTAALAALAHAVGLGKHLYPGNEGRSSRSRLRDLIRYDPMGGLVAHAVMDVQNGVAAQPKRPPAQAQRSAGHSGMARAGAR from the coding sequence ATGGGCAAGAGCCGCAGAACAATTCCGGAAGAGCTGTTGCTGCTCGCCTTGGACCCGACCACCGGGACCACGGCGCAGCCGCAGTCGCTCGACCTCGGCCTCGCCGGGGCCCAGCTCGTCGAGCTGGCCCTGGCCGGACGGATAGCCCCTGACGGGGATCGTATAGCCGTGGTGCACCCACGGCCGACAGGAGATCCGACTCTGGACTCCGCGCTCGAACTGCTGCGACGCCGTGGCAGTCCGGTGCGCGCCGTCCACTGGATCGGCGGGCCCCGGCTGGGGCTGCGTCAGACGTATCTCGCACACCTGGAGCGGTGCGGCATGGTGCACGCCGTGCCGGGTCAGATGTGCGGGGTGCTGCCGACCACGCGGTACCAGGCGACCGACAGCGCGGTCAGCCGGGAGATCAGGACCCGGTTGGACAACGCGATCCGCACCGGCGTACCGCCGGACCCGCGGACCGCGGCGCTCGCCGCGCTCGCCCACGCCGTGGGACTCGGCAAGCACCTGTACCCGGGCAACGAGGGCCGGTCATCGCGATCGCGCCTGCGTGACCTGATCCGGTATGACCCGATGGGCGGTCTCGTGGCGCACGCCGTCATGGACGTGCAGAACGGGGTGGCGGCGCAGCCGAAGCGACCGCCGGCCCAGGCACAGCGCTCCGCGGGGCACAGCGGGATGGCACGGGCCGGAGCCCGGTGA
- a CDS encoding helix-turn-helix domain-containing protein — translation MVANVNPTVRRRRLGSELRKLREQKGMTAEEVAARLLVSQSKISRLENGRRSISQRDVRDLCGVYGVEDVRIVESLMQMAKESRQQGWWHAFGDIPYSVYIGLETEAASLRVFEPQVVPGLLQTPAYAAAMIAGNLPEATTEQVEKRVSVRMRRQERITDPDAPLRMWAVIDEAALCRRVGDNEVMREQLARLVDMSHLPHVTVQVLPFEVGAHPGLSGQFAVLEFTDTTDATVVYLEGVNSDLYLEKDTDVQAYSVMYEHLRAQALSADRTREFIEDAAARYA, via the coding sequence GTGGTCGCGAACGTGAACCCCACCGTCAGGCGCCGCCGGTTGGGGTCGGAGCTGCGCAAGCTCCGCGAGCAGAAGGGGATGACGGCCGAGGAGGTCGCGGCCCGGCTGCTGGTCTCCCAGTCGAAGATCAGCCGGCTGGAGAACGGGCGGCGCAGCATCAGCCAGCGCGACGTGCGCGACCTGTGCGGGGTGTACGGCGTCGAGGACGTGCGGATCGTCGAGTCGCTGATGCAGATGGCCAAGGAGTCCAGACAGCAGGGCTGGTGGCACGCCTTCGGCGACATCCCGTACAGCGTCTACATCGGTCTGGAGACCGAGGCGGCGAGTCTGCGGGTGTTCGAACCCCAGGTGGTGCCCGGCCTGTTGCAGACACCCGCGTACGCCGCCGCGATGATCGCGGGGAACCTGCCGGAGGCGACCACCGAGCAGGTCGAGAAGCGGGTGAGCGTGCGGATGCGCCGCCAGGAGCGGATCACCGACCCCGACGCGCCGCTGCGGATGTGGGCGGTGATCGACGAGGCCGCGCTGTGCCGCCGGGTGGGCGACAACGAGGTCATGCGCGAACAGCTCGCCCGACTCGTCGACATGAGCCACCTGCCGCACGTCACCGTGCAGGTGCTGCCGTTCGAGGTGGGCGCGCATCCGGGGCTGAGCGGTCAGTTCGCGGTGCTGGAGTTCACCGACACCACGGACGCGACCGTGGTGTACCTGGAGGGCGTCAACAGCGACCTGTACCTGGAGAAGGACACCGACGTGCAGGCGTACAGCGTGATGTACGAGCACCTGAGGGCGCAGGCGCTGAGCGCCGACCGGACCCGGGAGTTCATCGAGGACGCGGCCGCGCGTTACGCGTGA
- a CDS encoding DUF397 domain-containing protein — protein MAIKLGSTPAWVKSSRSTGNGACVEVKSPAAEAVVVRDSKDPHGPVLTFAPQEWASFVSDVDGGAFDLR, from the coding sequence ATGGCAATCAAGCTGGGCAGCACCCCCGCCTGGGTCAAGTCCTCACGTTCGACGGGCAACGGCGCGTGCGTCGAGGTCAAGTCGCCCGCGGCGGAGGCCGTGGTGGTCCGCGACTCGAAGGACCCGCACGGTCCGGTGCTCACCTTCGCCCCGCAGGAGTGGGCCTCGTTCGTCAGCGACGTGGACGGCGGAGCGTTCGACCTGCGCTGA